A genome region from Buchnera aphidicola (Chaetogeoica yunlongensis) includes the following:
- the lepA gene encoding translation elongation factor 4, which produces METIRNFSIIAHIDHGKSTISDRLIQICGGLSKREMRDQVLDSMELEKERGITIKSQSVTIKYKNSYNKIFKFNFIDTPGHVDFSYEVSRSLSACEGALLIIDASQGIEAQTIANCRAALDMNLKIIPVLNKIDLPTANPQQIKNEIKHVIGLSTKNIILCSAKTGEGITNLLEQIIFTIPYPKGNPHAPLQALIIDSWFDCYLGVVSLIRIKNGILTKKHKIKIMSTEKTYNVEKIGIFTPKPILKEFLKCGEIGWIICGIRNITGAPVGDTITQYKNSANQALPGFKKIKPKIYAGLFTTQSNQFNIFRDALEKLSLNDSSLFYESEHSLALGFGFRCGFLGLLHMEIIQARLEREYNLVIISTPPTVVYKILMLNNKTHYLDSPHKLSELKNIKEIKEPIAKCLILSPEKYLGNILLLCSKRRGTQNNILYYNNQIILDYSIPMSEVVLNFFDQLKSVSSGYASLEYNFESYKHSNVKCLDIFINYKKIDALSTMIHYSKISVCSKEIVKKITNLIPRHQFDIIIQAMVGKKVIIKSTIKQLRKNVLAKCYGGDITRKKKLLYKQKLGKKRMKKIGNVNIPHEVFLAVLNNNSN; this is translated from the coding sequence ATGGAAACAATTAGAAACTTTTCAATTATTGCACATATTGATCATGGAAAATCTACTATTTCAGACAGATTAATACAAATATGTGGAGGATTATCAAAAAGAGAAATGCGAGATCAAGTATTGGATTCTATGGAGTTAGAAAAAGAAAGAGGTATTACAATAAAATCTCAAAGTGTCACTATTAAATATAAAAATTCATACAATAAAATTTTTAAATTTAATTTTATTGATACTCCTGGACATGTAGATTTTTCGTACGAAGTATCTAGATCTTTATCTGCATGTGAAGGTGCATTATTAATAATTGATGCCTCACAAGGAATAGAAGCACAAACTATAGCAAACTGTCGTGCCGCTTTAGACATGAATTTAAAAATTATACCTGTATTAAACAAAATTGACTTACCAACCGCAAATCCTCAACAAATAAAAAATGAAATTAAACATGTTATTGGATTATCTACTAAAAATATAATTTTATGTTCTGCTAAAACTGGAGAAGGTATTACTAATTTATTAGAACAAATAATATTTACTATTCCATATCCAAAAGGTAATCCTCATGCTCCATTACAAGCATTAATTATAGATTCTTGGTTTGATTGTTATTTAGGAGTAGTATCATTAATTAGAATAAAAAATGGTATTTTAACTAAAAAACATAAAATTAAAATCATGAGTACAGAAAAAACTTACAATGTAGAAAAAATAGGAATTTTTACTCCTAAACCAATACTGAAAGAATTTTTAAAATGTGGTGAAATTGGATGGATCATTTGTGGAATACGAAATATTACCGGAGCTCCTGTTGGTGACACTATTACTCAATATAAAAATAGTGCCAATCAAGCATTACCGGGGTTTAAAAAAATTAAACCTAAAATTTATGCAGGATTATTTACTACTCAATCTAATCAATTTAATATTTTCAGAGATGCATTAGAAAAATTAAGTTTAAATGATTCGTCTTTATTTTATGAATCTGAACACTCTTTAGCGTTAGGGTTTGGTTTTAGATGTGGTTTTTTAGGACTTTTACATATGGAAATTATTCAAGCTAGATTAGAAAGAGAGTATAATCTTGTAATAATATCTACACCGCCAACTGTTGTTTACAAAATATTAATGTTGAATAACAAAACTCATTATTTAGATTCACCACACAAATTATCAGAGTTAAAAAATATAAAAGAAATTAAAGAGCCTATTGCAAAATGTTTAATTTTATCACCAGAAAAATACTTAGGAAATATATTATTATTATGTTCAAAAAGAAGAGGAACACAAAACAATATTTTGTATTATAACAATCAAATTATATTAGATTACAGTATACCAATGTCAGAAGTAGTTCTAAATTTTTTTGATCAATTAAAATCAGTATCTAGTGGTTATGCTTCATTAGAATATAATTTTGAATCATATAAACATTCTAATGTAAAATGTTTAGATATTTTTATAAATTATAAAAAAATAGACGCTTTGTCAACAATGATTCATTATTCAAAAATATCAGTTTGTTCCAAAGAAATAGTAAAAAAAATAACTAATTTAATTCCTAGACATCAATTTGATATTATAATTCAAGCTATGGTAGGTAAAAAAGTAATTATTAAAAGCACTATTAAACAACTAAGAAAAAATGTTTTAGCAAAATGTTATGGTGGAGATATTACTAGGAAAAAAAAACTATTATATAAACAAAAACTAGGAAAAAAAAGAATGAAAAAAATTGGTAATGTTAATATACCTCATGAAGTATTTTTAGCAGTGTTAAATAATAATTCTAATTAA
- the mnmA gene encoding tRNA 2-thiouridine(34) synthase MnmA, with product MCKLNKTVILAMSGGVDSSVSAYILKNQGYCVKGLFMKNWEEDDNISHCSSIQDLRDAKNVCKQLNIPLYNVNFSYEYWEHVFKKVLSEYKIGRTPNPDILCNKEIKFKVFFEYSITDLKADYIATGHYVRKGIMNNKYLLLRGVDKNKDQSYFLYTITQKVLKKCLFPIGNLTKIQVRSIAHRNNLVVANKKDSVGICFINPKNIRKFLNRYLPHKKGNIITTSGTKIGQHYGLIHYTLGQRKGLGIGGLKGFKNISWYVVNKNISNNTLIVSQGKNNSELMSQGLIADEVHWICDIDIKKSLNCTIKTRYRHLDVACKITFLTKENIKIIFYKPESSITPGQSVVFYVSDICLGGGIIKKRLPV from the coding sequence ATGTGTAAATTAAATAAAACAGTAATTTTAGCAATGTCAGGTGGTGTAGATTCATCAGTATCAGCATATATTTTAAAAAATCAGGGATATTGTGTTAAGGGATTGTTCATGAAAAATTGGGAAGAAGATGATAATATTTCTCATTGTTCTTCAATACAAGATTTAAGAGATGCAAAAAACGTATGCAAACAACTAAATATTCCTTTATACAATGTTAATTTTTCTTATGAATATTGGGAACATGTATTTAAAAAAGTTTTATCTGAATATAAAATAGGAAGAACTCCAAATCCTGATATTTTATGTAATAAAGAAATTAAATTTAAAGTTTTTTTTGAATATTCAATAACAGATTTAAAAGCTGATTATATTGCTACAGGGCACTATGTTCGAAAAGGTATTATGAATAATAAATATTTATTGTTAAGAGGTGTAGATAAAAATAAAGATCAAAGTTATTTTTTATATACTATTACTCAAAAAGTATTAAAAAAATGTTTATTTCCTATTGGAAATTTAACTAAAATTCAAGTTAGATCAATTGCTCATAGAAATAATTTAGTAGTCGCTAATAAAAAAGATTCAGTTGGAATTTGTTTCATTAATCCTAAAAATATTAGAAAATTTTTAAATCGTTATTTGCCACATAAAAAAGGAAATATTATTACTACTTCAGGCACCAAAATAGGTCAACATTATGGGTTAATACATTATACTTTAGGTCAACGTAAAGGATTAGGTATAGGAGGTTTAAAAGGTTTTAAAAACATTTCTTGGTATGTAGTTAATAAAAATATTTCTAATAATACTTTAATCGTTTCACAAGGTAAAAATAATTCAGAGTTAATGTCACAAGGATTAATAGCAGATGAAGTACATTGGATTTGTGATATTGATATTAAAAAATCATTGAATTGCACAATAAAAACTAGATATCGTCATTTAGACGTTGCATGTAAAATAACCTTTTTAACAAAAGAAAATATTAAGATTATTTTTTATAAACCGGAATCTTCTATTACTCCAGGACAATCAGTAGTTTTTTATGTATCAGATATATGTCTTGGAGGTGGTATTATAAAAAAAAGATTGCCTGTTTAA
- the purB gene encoding adenylosuccinate lyase → MSLSSLFAISPIDGRYSSKTIKLRCYFSEYAFLKFRVKIEILWLKRILSLKSLGINYNSKIFKYLDNIIINFNEKDAYQIKKLEKKNNHDVKSIEYFLKNKLSKLLGKHSILEFIHFSCTSEDINNLAYGLILKNSKKKLIIPIWKKILIEIKNMAFRYHDVPMLSRTHGQPATPTTMGKELINFVYRLQRQLKQFKNIEILGKLNGSVGNYNAHYFSYSNLDWYKISQEFVNSLGLVWNPYTTQIEPHDYISEFFSCISRVNTILIDFNRDIWGYISLNYFNQKLKIQEIGSSIMPHKINPIDFENSEGNLGLSNAIINYFIEKLPISRWQRDLSDSTVLRNIGTAISYSIIAYDSIILGIKKLQINKKILLKDLNRHWEVLAEPIQTIMRKYGVKNSYQKLKNLTRGKKITSNIILNYIKTLKIKDEDKKKLINLTPENYLGLASQLVKMFDKKIF, encoded by the coding sequence ATGAGTTTATCTTCGCTTTTTGCTATCTCTCCAATAGATGGACGTTATAGTAGTAAAACTATTAAATTACGTTGTTATTTTAGTGAATATGCTTTTTTAAAATTCAGAGTAAAAATTGAAATATTATGGCTAAAAAGAATTCTTTCATTAAAAAGCTTAGGAATTAATTATAATAGTAAAATTTTTAAGTATTTAGATAATATTATAATAAATTTTAATGAAAAAGATGCATATCAAATAAAAAAGTTAGAAAAAAAAAATAATCATGATGTAAAATCTATAGAATATTTTTTAAAGAATAAATTATCTAAACTTTTAGGAAAACATTCTATTTTAGAATTTATTCATTTTAGCTGTACTTCAGAAGATATTAATAATTTAGCATATGGTTTAATATTAAAAAACTCCAAAAAAAAATTAATTATTCCTATTTGGAAAAAAATTTTAATAGAAATAAAAAATATGGCTTTTCGTTATCATGATGTTCCTATGTTATCTCGAACTCATGGTCAACCAGCAACTCCTACTACCATGGGTAAAGAACTTATTAATTTTGTATATAGATTACAACGTCAATTAAAACAATTTAAAAACATAGAAATTTTAGGAAAACTTAATGGATCGGTAGGTAATTATAATGCACATTATTTTTCTTATTCTAATTTAGATTGGTATAAAATTAGTCAAGAATTTGTAAATTCTCTTGGATTAGTGTGGAATCCATATACTACTCAAATAGAGCCTCATGATTATATTTCTGAGTTTTTTAGCTGTATTTCGCGTGTTAATACTATTTTAATTGATTTTAATAGAGATATTTGGGGTTACATTTCTTTGAATTATTTTAATCAAAAATTAAAAATTCAAGAAATTGGTTCTTCTATTATGCCTCATAAAATTAATCCTATTGATTTTGAAAATTCTGAAGGTAATTTAGGATTATCAAATGCTATTATTAATTATTTTATTGAAAAATTACCTATTTCTCGTTGGCAAAGAGATTTGAGTGATTCCACAGTACTTAGGAATATTGGAACAGCGATATCTTATTCTATAATTGCATATGATTCTATTATTTTGGGTATTAAAAAATTACAAATAAATAAGAAAATATTACTTAAAGATTTAAATAGACATTGGGAAGTATTAGCAGAACCTATTCAAACAATTATGCGTAAATATGGAGTAAAAAATTCTTATCAGAAATTAAAAAATTTAACTAGAGGTAAAAAAATAACTTCTAATATCATTTTAAATTATATTAAAACATTAAAAATTAAAGATGAAGATAAAAAAAAATTAATTAATTTAACTCCAGAAAATTATTTAGGTTTAGCTTCTCAGTTAGTTAAAATGTTTGATAAAAAAATTTTTTAA